From the Brassica napus cultivar Da-Ae chromosome A8, Da-Ae, whole genome shotgun sequence genome, one window contains:
- the LOC106360476 gene encoding protein CHUP1, chloroplastic-like, giving the protein MTLVPSSESSYMMIITKHKRDVNLVVLQLGAALAVTFAGFLFSRFRKNTKSTIRPTLPPLPPQSSGSSKPIDRGDSERHRTNKEESLLVFSPRSESDVDEKDVFLLPEFEDEVKKLDLLVYDDECESPKSDMSAAPLAFPSAEEGDHVNEIKRLRNTVRALRERERCLEDKLLEYYSLKEQQKIAMELRSRLKLNQMETKVFNLKIKSLQAENEKLKAQCSEHLNVALELDLAKSEVHVLKKKLNIKTQQHVEQLLSLKERVAKLQEDEIKATLPDRDADKMVQRLRDLEGEINELRNSNTRLQFENFELAEKLESVQIIASSKLEDPEEMETLRQESNRLKSENEELKKEIEQLQGDRCTDLEQLVYLKWINACLRYELRTYQPPAGKTVARDLSTTLSPTSEEKAKQLILEYAHEEDHTDYDQWSSSQEESSSMITDSMFLDDSSVDTLFATKTKKSGKKKLMHKLMKILHGKDSTQEGKKRAGSSEPSSSSTGVHSTPRRPHSMDFQMLLRREDEEDFKDHMKMLHRKSEGADASNYGEEECLESDQNRKKELIKYAEALRKSRSTKKLHKKSVSFFF; this is encoded by the exons ATGACTTTGGTTCCTTCGTCAGAATCTTCTTACATGATGATTATTACCAAACACAAAAGAGATGTAAACCTGGTCGTGCTTCAGTTAGGAGCCGCCTTGGCCGTAACTTTCGCTGGGTTTCTCTTTTCTCGATTTAGAAAGAATACTAAAAGCACAATCAGACCCACTTTGCCTCCTCTTCCACCTCAATCATCAGGTTCCAGCAAACCCATCGAT AGAGGAGATTCAGAAAGGCATAGGACTAATAAGGAAGAGTCTTTACTTGTTTTTTCGCCAAGAAGTGAATCTGATGTTGATGAGAAAGATGTGTTTCTGTTACCGGAGTTTGAAGATGAAGTCAAGAAGTTAGATTTATTGGTCTATGATGATGAATGTGAATCTCCAAAGTCAGATATGTCTGCAGCTCCTCTAGCGTTCCCAAGCGCAGAGGAAGGTGATCATGTGAACGAGATTAAACGGTTGAGAAACACGGTGAGGGCGTTGCGTGAGAGGGAGAGGTGTCTTGAGGATAAGTTGTTGGAGTATTACAGTCTCAAGGAGCAGCAAAAGATTGCAATGGAGCTGAGAAGTAGACTCAAACTAAACCAGATGGAGACTAAAGTCTTCAAtctcaagatcaagtctttGCAAGCTGAGAACGAGAAACTCAAAGCTCAGTGTTCTGAGCATTTGAATGTTGCGTTGGAGCTTGATTTGGCTAAGTCTGAGGTTCATGTgctgaagaagaagctcaaCATCAAAACACAACAACACGTGGAGCAGCTCTTGTCTCTTAAAGAACGAGTGGCCAAGCTTCAAGAAGATGAGATCAAGGCTACTTTACCTGATCGTGATGCGGATAAGATGGTGCAGAGGCTAAGAGATTTGGAAGGAGAGATCAACGAGCTTAGAAATTCCAACACGAGATTACAGTTTGAGAATTTTGAACTAGCTGAGAAGCTGGAGTCTGTTCAAATCATAGCAAGTTCGAAGTTGGAGGATCCAGAAGAG ATGGAGACATTACGCCAAGAGAGTAACCGATTGAAGAGTGAAAACGAAGAGCTGAAGAAGGAGATAGAGCAGCTTCAAGGAGATAGATGCACTGACCTCGAGCAGCTTGTTTATCTCAAATGGATCAATGCTTGTTTAAGATATGAGCTGAGAACATACCAACCACCTGCTGGTAAAACCGTTGCTAGAGATCTTAGTACTACTCTAAGCCCTACTTCAGAGGAGAAAGCTAAGCAACTGATTCTCGAATACGCACACGAGGAAGATCATACAGACTATGATCAATGGTCATCTTCCCAGGAGGAGTCATCATCAATGATCACTGACTCAATGTTCTTAGATGACTCTTCTGTTGACACTTTGTTTgcaacaaaaactaaaaagtcAGGGAAGAAGAAGCTTATGCATAAGCTGATGAAGATCTTACACGGTAAAGATAGTACTCAAGAGGGGAAGAAGAGAGCTGGTTCTTCTGAACCGAGCAGCTCAAGCACAGGTGTTCACTCGACTCCTAGGAGGCCTCATTCCATGGACTTCCAAATGCTGCTGCGTCGAGAAGATGAGGAGGACTTCAAGGATCACATGAAGATGTTGCATCGTAAGAGTGAAGGAGCAGATGCTTCTAACTATGGAGAAGAAGAGTGTTTGGAGTCAGATCAGAACAGGAAGAAAGAGCTGATTAAATACGCAGAAGCGCTAAGGAAGTCTCGTTCCACAAAGAAGCTGCATAAAAAATCTGTCTCGTTTTTCTTCTGA